Proteins encoded within one genomic window of Dehalococcoidia bacterium:
- a CDS encoding acyl-CoA dehydrogenase family protein, whose protein sequence is MEFRFTEEQEKLRQEIRQFLEEELKNGSFEVHCDAWMGGYSPEFSRKIGQRGWIGLCWPREWYGQGKSYMDRMVLTEEIVRYGAPAAAHWFADRQMGPSIIRYGSDEQKEYFLPRIARGELVFGIGMSEPEAGCDLASLRTKATEDGDSYILNGQKVWTSGAHHIDYLYLIARTDPDAPRHRGISEFIVDMHLSGIEVRPLIDMTGGHHYNEVFLDNVRVPRSSLVGEINRGWYQIAEQLDYERSGVERLMTNYPLYQDLIEYAKQTNQGGKPLAEQPTVRSRLADLTVRYEVGRLLTYRVAWVLDQGRPPTTEAALAKAFCTSFEQYMAHVATQLPGLYGQLRQGSKWIPPAFRESAAESYLFSPGYTIQGGTSEILRNITAIRGLQLPTEKNP, encoded by the coding sequence ATGGAATTTCGTTTCACTGAAGAACAGGAGAAGCTTAGGCAGGAGATCCGCCAGTTCCTGGAAGAGGAGCTTAAGAACGGAAGCTTCGAGGTTCATTGCGATGCTTGGATGGGTGGTTATTCTCCAGAGTTCTCCCGCAAGATAGGGCAGAGAGGATGGATCGGACTGTGCTGGCCCAGAGAGTGGTACGGTCAGGGGAAGAGTTACATGGACCGTATGGTGCTCACCGAGGAGATCGTCCGCTATGGAGCGCCGGCAGCCGCCCACTGGTTTGCCGACCGCCAGATGGGACCCTCGATAATCCGCTATGGCAGCGATGAACAGAAGGAGTACTTCCTGCCTCGCATCGCGAGAGGTGAGCTTGTATTTGGCATTGGAATGAGCGAACCGGAGGCTGGATGCGATCTCGCCTCCCTTCGCACCAAAGCCACCGAGGATGGCGACTCCTACATCCTGAATGGACAGAAGGTATGGACCAGCGGGGCGCACCATATCGACTACCTCTACCTGATAGCACGTACAGACCCCGATGCACCCAGGCACAGGGGTATAAGTGAGTTTATCGTGGACATGCACCTTTCGGGAATCGAGGTTCGCCCCCTGATCGATATGACCGGGGGACACCACTATAATGAGGTCTTTCTCGATAATGTACGTGTGCCCAGGTCAAGCCTGGTTGGAGAGATTAACCGTGGCTGGTACCAGATCGCTGAGCAGCTCGATTATGAAAGAAGCGGCGTTGAGCGGTTAATGACCAATTACCCGCTATATCAAGATCTCATCGAGTACGCCAAGCAAACCAATCAGGGCGGCAAACCCCTTGCAGAGCAACCAACAGTACGCAGTAGGCTGGCAGACCTTACCGTCAGGTACGAGGTGGGACGCCTGCTCACCTATCGAGTAGCCTGGGTGCTCGACCAGGGTCGCCCCCCCACCACTGAAGCGGCGCTGGCTAAGGCCTTCTGTACATCGTTCGAGCAGTACATGGCCCATGTGGCAACACAGCTACCTGGCCTCTATGGACAATTGCGACAGGGCTCGAAGTGGATTCCACCCGCATTTCGTGAGAGCGCCGCCGAGTCCTATCTGTTCTCCCCGGGCTATACCATCCAGGGCGGCACCTCTGAGATTCTAAGGAATATTACTGCCATCAGGGGTTTGCAACTACCCACGGAAAAGAATCCATAG
- a CDS encoding acetyl-CoA carboxylase biotin carboxyl carrier protein subunit, with protein sequence MTTIVSPMPGKVTDIKVKVGEEVTEGQELLIIEAMKMQMPVKSPQNSKVSDIKVEIGQGIKKGDVMIELE encoded by the coding sequence ATGACTACTATAGTATCACCAATGCCAGGAAAAGTGACTGATATCAAGGTGAAGGTGGGGGAGGAGGTAACAGAAGGCCAGGAGCTACTTATTATTGAGGCCATGAAGATGCAGATGCCGGTGAAATCCCCGCAGAACAGCAAGGTCAGCGATATCAAGGTGGAGATAGGACAGGGTATAAAAAAAGGGGATGTCATGATAGAACTCGAATAG